The sequence below is a genomic window from Cucumis melo cultivar AY chromosome 5, USDA_Cmelo_AY_1.0, whole genome shotgun sequence.
GTTATGCTATCAACATTTATATCATTTAGAATTTCAAAGTTTAAGTTATCAGtgataaatttataaaaaaacataTTGACATATTACATACAATGTCATTGATAAAAGTCATCACTGATAGTATATGATATATATACTGACATACTATCAGTGATAAACATATAGACATACTATCAATGATGACTTCTATCATTGACATCAATTATAGAAGTTATCACTAATAGCATAAGAGCAAGGCAAGTGGATGGCaaaattgacattttaaaaaaaaatttaccatATGACTAGTAAAAATTTGCCATTTTTTGCAAATAATGTTCCCTCGTATGCTAtagattatatttattttttaatttgtgctATACGGTGCaatttttcctatttttatatatgatatgattaTATGGTGTTTAATGGCACTTAAGGGATGTTCTTGTCCAACGCTTATTTCAAGACACTCTGCTGCTTGTCACATTGCAAAGAAACGTTGCACATAACATATAACGATGAAACAGTGTGATATGTGGAATGGAAGGCATGAGAGACATTGCAATTGCCAACAACTCTCCATGCAACAGATCACTTAACTGAATTGTTAAATTTTTAGATGATCCACCCTTAAATTAATTTTCCAAGTTTGTGTTGCAAATGTTTAAATTACTTACTAGTGTCTTTAGATCAAATGGTAGAAGGGGGGAAAGTTTTACATTTGTTTAAACCACAGCTAAATATTTATTCATCTATACCCCTATGTGTACTATATGTTGCAATCTACAAACAGAGCCATAAAATGAAATTGAGATCAAGAACTATTTTATTATTCCATGTCTAAGCATATATAAAGAATCCTAAAGATATTTATCTAAAGTTGACAagaatttatttcaaaataacagTTTATCAttaacttcttttcttttaacatgAAGATTAAAATGTAATATGGTGagaagtaaaataataataatatctatGGTGTATTGCACATCTACCAATATCGAACTTTTCATCCAACAATTAATATTTTGGTCTTCAGAGGATGCGCCAACCTTGCAAAGCTTCCAAGCGTCCTCAGGTTATTAAAGTCTCTTGTAGATTTAAATCTTTCTTGGTGTAGTAAGCTTAAAAGCTTGCCAACAATTGATGAAAACATGAAATCTTTAAGGTTCTGGATTTGAGTTTTATTCCAGTAAAGGAGCTATCTTCATCAACTGGATATCTTACCGAGCTCCATCAGTATATTAGTCCTTGCAGTTTTTTACAAAGAGCATGAACCTGTAGATTGAAGAACTTGGTTACGTGAACTGATGCATCCAAATTCATCAAGCTTTGATGGGTCAATTTCGCAAAATTACCCAAGTACCTTTTCCTTCTCGAAGCTCGAGAACTCTTGCTTTGAAATTGAGAAACTGATTCATCTGAATCCCAAACGACAAAAAGCTAACAAAGTAGCAGTTAGGTTGTTGGAAGAACAGTCGAGCATGTTATTGCATAATTGTATCCCTTCCGAAAATTTGGAGCGGCAAAGAAATCAAGATACGCATTGAGAAAAGGCATATCCATGGCATTCACCGCAGGAAATCAGATGGCAAAGAAGATCGAAAAGCCAAAGCGAGCATAGCTAATCAGCAGTAATATATTGGCATCATCTTAGAAGTGGGATGTTTGAATCATCAACCCTcaattgttgtactaaaaaaagaaTACTATTGGAAATGTTTGCATATCTGcccaagaaagaaaaaagtctacaaaaatTTCTTCAACCTTTAAATTTGGAGTTTACTTACTTActgttaattttttaaaaaacaaaagtcaaattttaaaaactaaaattattattaaaaacttGCTTTTACTTATAGAATTTGGctaaagttttgttttaaaaaatcttAAACTAACAAGCAAATGGTTATTAAAGGAAGTGTTAGTTTTTTAATTTCagttttctaaaaaacaaaaaccataCATGTGGACCAAATATCAACACTACAAAGAGACTTCCCAACTTCTTGACTTTTATGTTCCCTTCAATTTAATTACGATGTTGATGGAAAAATGGGAGTGATAGAGAAAAGTCTTTGGATGAAATTGGAAGCTGTACTGTACCAATTTAATTCAAAATACGATGCCCCACTTCTTTACTGCGATGCCAACTGAATCAAATTATTGAGAGTTGAAGTCTTTGATTTTTTCTCTTTATCTAATACACCATTCTTCAATTTTTGCTCTGCATTATTCTTCACAAATATTGCTATCGGTGTTTTCgatttctcttttctttagtCTGCGTGTTTCTTTCTGATGGATTCTTCTACCGTTGCAACAGAATCACCGACTTTCAAATGGAGTTATGATGTGTTTTTGAGTTTCAGGGGAGAGGATACTCGCACAAATTTCACCAGTCATCTTGATATGGCCTTGCGTCAAAAGGGTGTCAACGTCTTCATAGACGACAAGCTCGAAAGGGGTGAACAAATTTCTGAAACCCTTTTCAAATCTATACAAGAAGCTTTAATTTCTATTGTTACATTCTCTCAAAATTATGCATCTTCTTCGTGGTGTTTGGATGAATTGGTGAAAATAATTGAGTGTAAGAAATCCAAGGGCCAGATTGTTTTGCCAATTTTCTATAAGGTGGATCCATTGGATATACGAAAACAGACTGGTCGTTTCAGAGAAGCATTGGTCAAACATATGCCAAAGTTCCAAACAAAGACCCAAATTTGGAGGGAAGCTTTAACTACTATGGCTAACTTGTCTGGTTGGGATCTAGGAACTAGGTATATATTTTTATCGACATTTTGTCTTTTTCTATTCCAAATCTCATTTTTAAGCCCTGTACGTACGTACCTATGtatttatgtatgtatgttAATGAACACATTGACAAAATTTTAATCTTAGAAAATTCGTTCTCTCTCAAAATGTAATTTTAATTAACTGTGTTCATCGTCTTATTATTTTGGTATGATTATGCACTTAACAACAGGAAGGAGGCTGATCTTATTGGAGATGTTAAAAAAGTGTTGTCTACATTAAATCGCACTTGCATGTCCTTATATGTAGCTAAGTTTCCGGTTGGAATTGATTCTAAATTAGAATATATGAAGCTTCGTTCAAATAATCTTTTGGAAAAAAGCAACAAATTCCATAATCGGACACAACATGAGCATGAGTCTGATACTGGTGTTTACATGGTGGGGATATATGGCATATTGGAGGTATTGGTAAGACAACTTTGGCTAAAGCTTTATACAACAAAATTGCTAGCCAATTTGAAGGTTGTTGCTTTCTATCAAATGTTAGAGAAGCTTCAAAGCGATTCAATGGCCTTGCTCAACTACAAGAAAGCCTACTCTATGAGATCCTAATGGATGATTTGAAGGTTGTCAACCTTGATAGAGGAATTAACATCATAAGGAATAGACTTCATTCAAAGAAAGTTTTTATAGTTCTCGATGATGTAGATAAACTTGAGCAATTAGAAGCATTGGTTGGTGGGCGTGATTGGTTTGGCCAAGGCAGTAGAATCATTGTGACCACAAGGAATAAACATTTACTTAATAGCCATGGCTTTGATGAAATGCACAATGTTCGAGGATTGAATCAAGACAAAGCTATTGAGCTTTTTAGTTGGCATGCTTTCAAGAAATGTTGTCCATCAAGTAATTGTGTGGACCTTTCAAAACGTGCTACGAGTTATTGTAAAGGCCATCCTTTGACTCTCGTTGTTTTGGGTTCATTCCTTTGTACCAGAGATCAAGCAAAATGGAGTAGTATATTAGATGAATTTGAAAACTCATTGAACAAAGATATTAGAGATATTCTTCGGTTAAGTTTTGATGGACTTGAAGACAAAGTAAAGGATATCTTTCTTGATATTTCTTGTTTACTTGTGGGAGAGAAAGTTAAGTACGTTAAGAATATGTTGAGTGCATGCCATGTAAATCTAGATTTTGGAATTATAGTACTCATGGATCTTTCACTTATTACGATTGAAAATAACAAAGTGCAAATGCATGATTTAATACGACAAATGGGTCATAAAATAATCAATGATGAATCTTCTGAGCTTGGAAAGCGAAGTAGATTGTGGTTGGTGCAGGACATTTGGGATATATTTTTCCATAATTCAGTGAGTAACTCTTAGCTAAAGTAtctataatttaataattatttctaAGGCTTCACGTGATCAACAAAGGTTCGCCGAAGGTTTGTTAAATAACTAATTAAGTATATGACTTTGCAGGGAACAGACACAATCAAAACCATAAAATTGGACTTGCCTAATCCCACAATGCTAAATGTGGATTCACGAGGTTTTAGAAACTTGAAAAATATGAGACTGCTTATAGTTCGAtatgcaatattttcttcaaagATTGAGTACCTACCTAATAGCTTGAAGTGGATTAAGTGGCATGGATTTGCTCAACCATCTTTGCCTTCACGCTTGATTATGAAAAATCTTGTTGGACTAGATTTGCAGCATAGCTTCATCAAAAAATTTGGGAAAAGACTTGAGGTAAATTGTATTTCTATAGCATTAATGGGTAgcttacatttttaaaaatttcacTAATATGTAGTTttataataatagttttatcaTATGATACCTCATttctgaaaaaagaaaatgagcaAATCATTGATTAACTTAAACAATAGTAATAACTCATTCCTATTTTTCtttccccttcttttttttcttcttcttttggtCTATTGTTTTATTTCAACATGGTATAGTGGAttaaaaatgatggaaaatacTTCATGTGATCTGAAGCCATACTTAGTTGGTGAGCTGTTTTCAGACCGATACAAATTTAAGAATAATCCAGTGTGTATAGAAATTCACAATTAGCTTAGGATTATGTATCTCATTGCATGGTCCAATCTTATATAATCTCATTTCATAGCATGCCCCCCACACGTATGTGTCTACATAAGCATCTCAAGATCACTCCACTTGTACTATATATTCAAAGTAGGTTGCATCCATAGTGTCTCCAGAATAAAGCATCCGACCTTATTCCTATATTATAAATCATTTAGACTATTATTCGAACTTGATACATGTTTATATATCTACGTATTAAAATACTTATACTATAACCAAGGAACCTTGCTACTGAACTCTGTGGGCGAAAACATCAAAGGGGTGAAAATGAATGACAACCTAAATCTGACACACTTACTTTTTGCTGATGATATTCTGCTTTTTGTAGAAGATGATGAGCACTCCctacaaaatttaaagaatatcaTCAATCTCTTCCAGCTAGCATCAGGGTTGAATATCAATCTCAATAAGTCCACCATCTCCCCTATAAATATTGATGCTGCAAGAACCGATCAGATAGCTTCTCAATGGGGAATTACTACTAAATTTTTCCAATCAACTACCTTGGAGTCCCTCTCGGAGGCAAACAAACAACAAAGGCTTTTTGGAAGAACATTGATGAAAAGATAAGCAAAAAACTTGCCAGCTGGAAATATTCCATGTTATCCAAAGGTGGAAAAATTACCTTGATTAAATCTACTTTGGCTAACCTTCCTACTTATCAATTATCAATTTTCAAAGCCCCTGTATCAACCTGCAAAAGCATTGAGAAATCTTGGAGGAATTTCTTCTGGAAGAACCCATCCGAGGCACACAAACTGCACCTGGTTAGTTGGGCTAAAATTACTTCTCCAAAAGAGAGAGGGGGGCTGGGCATTAGTCGACTGAAAGATACTAATTTTGCTCTTCTAACAAAATGGCTTTGGAGATACATCCATGAAGACTCCCCCCTATGGAAGAAAATTATAAATGCAAAATACAGAAGCCAATCTAAAGGGGACATCCCATGTGTTTGCAATCATAGCAGCAGCCGCTCCCCTTGGTTTTCCATCTGCAAAGGATTGGCTTGGTTTCAAAGACATGTTTCCTGGAAAATTAAAAATGGTAGGAACTTCTCTTTTTGGCATAGCCACTGGCATCAAAATAGTCCTCTTTCATTACACTACCCCAGATTATTTGCTCTCTCTACAATCTAGGACAGCTCCATAAAAGATATGTGGAACACTACTTTGATGGATTGGGATCTTAAACCAAGAAGACAGTTAAGGGATTGGGAACATCCTCTGTGGGCTGAGTTAAAAAACTCTCTAAATGCCAGTTTTTGCGAAAATGGCAGAGACTCTCCAACTTGGGTCTTAAACTCTGATGGCTTTTACTCTGTTGCTTCGGTTAAGAAAGCTCTTCAACAACCTGATCAAGGTATTTTAGACCTCCAAAACCAAAACATTTACAAAAATCTTTGGAAGTCCAGCATCCCAAAGAAATGCAATTTTTTTATCTGGACTCTGCTCTATGATAGTGTTAATACCGCCGACCAACTTACAAAGAGAATGCCAAATCTCTGTTCTAGACCAAGCTGGTGTGTGATGTGTAAAAGGAATGACGAGGACAGAATCCACCTCTTTATCCTTTGCCCCATTGCAAAGTCCATCTGGAAATTAATATCATCCCACTTAAACAGCAATGTAAACTGTCTCAGTCCAAAGGATCTATGTATTACCATGTGCAACTGGAAACAGAAAACCAAAAAGAATATCATTCTCTTCAATACCTATGCCTCTGCCCTCTGGAACATATGGTTGGAGAGGAATGCCCGTATCTTCAATGGGAAAGAAAAAACAGTTGCTGATTTATGGGAAGATATAAAAACTCTTGCAGGACTGTGGACAAGTAGATCTTCACTGTTTACAAATTATCAAGCTACTTCCATAGCCCTAAACCTTAATGCTTTTACTTAGCTTTTTACTTTGCTTTCTGTCTGTACTTTGTTATCTCTGGGGCTGTTCTCAAGCCCTTTGTCTTTCGTTTTGGGCTCTCCTGCTTCCGTGTACTGTTAACGTTATATTATTAATGAAGCGGGTATGATGATGGTGCTAAgggggtgtccacctagtggaGATGCCCGGGTGCACCTACTGACCCACCGTTTcttgttcaaaaaaaaaaaaaaaaaaccaaggaACCTTGTTTATTGAATTATGAGTCTTATCATAAGCATAAATATCTTATTcaataacaatttattaaataatacttCAACAATTTTGTAATAGAATATTTTCATATTCACAAATTACGAGTATTTGGATATAAAACCCAACATAATCTTGATATGGATCGAGTTTATCACTGATTTACGTTTATGTAtgaagttttattatttttcctaaACATTGATTAATGGTTATTATagatttgttacatatatatatatatatatatatatatatatatatatattctattttatcaaaattttgtttGGTATGCTGGTTACATACCCCTTTTCCTTTTGGTTTCTTTTCCAATGTGTTTTAGGATTGTGAAAGGTTGAAGCATGTTGATCTTTAGCTACTCTACTTTATTAGAGAAAATTCCTGATTTCTCTGCCGCATCAAATCTTGAAGAATTGTATCTTATCAATTgcacaaatttaaaaatgataGATAAGTCTGTTTTTTCTCTTCATAAGCTTACTATCCTAAACCTTGATGGTTGTTCTAAACCTAAAGAGCATCCAACAAGCTACTACAAGTTAAGGTCTCTTCAATATTTGAATCTCTCGTACTGCAAAAAAACTTGAGAAAATTCCAGACTTATCTGCAGCATCAAACCTTAAGAGCTTGTATCTCCAAGAATGCACAAATTTAAGAGGGATTCATGAATCTATTGGATCTTTGGATATGCTTGTTACCATGGACCTTAGACGATGCACTAACCTTGCAAAGCTTCCGACCTATCTCAAGTTGAAGTCTCTTCGATATTTAGGACTTTCCGAGTGTTGTAAGCTTGAAAGCTTCCCAACAATTGCTGAAAACATGAAATCTTTATGGGGATTGGATTTGGATTTTACTGCCATAAAAGAGTTACCTTCATCAATTGGATATCTTACTCAGCTCTATAGATTAAACCTTACGGGTTGCACAAACCTCATCTCCCTTCCCAATACAATTTATTTGTTAAGGAATCTTGAGAAACTTCTTCTTAGTGGGTGTTCTAGATTTGGAATGTTTCCCCATAAATGGGACCCAACCATTCAACCAGTATGGTCTCCTacaaaaatgatggaaagagcTTCATGGAGCTTAGAATTTCCCCATTTACCAATTCAAAATGAAAGTTTATGTTCCCATTTCACTTTTTTGGATCTTCAATCTTGCAACTTATCAAATGcaaaatttttagaaattttatgTGATCTTGCCCCTTTCTTATCTGATCTACGCTTGTCAAAAAACAAATTCTCTAGTTTACCTTCATGTGTCCACAAGTTAATATCTTTGGGGAATCTTGAACTAAGGAATTGCAAGCTTCTGCAAGAAATCCCAAACCTTCCccaaaatatacaaaatttggaTGCTGGTGGTTGCGAATCGTTGGCTAGAAGTCCAGATAACATTGTGGATATAATATCAAAAAAACAGGTTCGGGTCTCTTTCCATTCAATCTATTCTTTGTCTTGTAAACAATTTTATG
It includes:
- the LOC103494972 gene encoding LOW QUALITY PROTEIN: disease resistance protein RUN1-like (The sequence of the model RefSeq protein was modified relative to this genomic sequence to represent the inferred CDS: deleted 4 bases in 3 codons): MDSSTVATESPTFKWSYDVFLSFRGEDTRTNFTSHLDMALRQKGVNVFIDDKLERGEQISETLFKSIQEALISIVTFSQNYASSSWCLDELVKIIECKKSKGQIVLPIFYKVDPLDIRKQTGRFREALVKHMPKFQTKTQIWREALTTMANLSGWDLGTRKEADLIGDVKKVLSTLNRTCMSLYVAKFPVGIDSKLEYMKLRSNNLLEKSNKFHNRTQHEHESDTGVYMVGIYGIGGIGKTTLAKALYNKIASQFEGCCFLSNVREASKRFNGLAQLQESLLYEILMDDLKVVNLDRGINIIRNRLHSKKVFIVLDDVDKLEQLEALVGGRDWFGQGSRIIVTTRNKHLLNSHGFDEMHNVRGLNQDKAIELFSWHAFKKCCPSSNCVDLSKRATSYCKGHPLTLVVLGSFLCTRDQGTDTIKTIKLDLPNPTMLNVDSRGFRNLKNMRLLIVRYAIFSSKIEYLPNSLKWIKWHGFAQPSLPSRLIMKNLVGLDLQHSFIKKFGKRLEDCERLKHVDLSYSTLLEKIPDFSAASNLEELYLINCTNLKMIDKSVFSLHKLTILNLDGCSKPKEHPTSYYKLRSLQYLNLSYCKKLEKIPDLSAASNLKSLYLQECTNLRGIHESIGSLDMLVTMDLRRCTNLDPTLGEISREFLLMGTDVPKWFSYKTTTNWMSASFRHYPDMARTLAACVSFKVNGSSSKREYMWLITTSLAWGSMEVQDWNKVLVWFEVVDADDEVKVSIRRCGVHVTEELHGIQTDVKWPVVNYADFYQVEKLQNLDIEDVLVKRFFQELSCLSNSQAMLHAASYDPEAVVDSNIQPMVFPLHLTYNGDTVIRGMEGMGETTVANCLCNKFNWIKGHPYREALDNSTSCFLVRGRKLHYLSYLSPRKHGTNITTHTVSSKSYYITFENLDYREFRNLRAWVKAQRRWIRFDVGSHDFVVNKYHFLNKRVDTSLW